A stretch of the Chlorobiota bacterium genome encodes the following:
- a CDS encoding nucleoside deaminase, translating into MRKALEVAELALLNNEVPIGAVISIGSEIIVATHNQTEKLKNATAHAEFLAISEACRILGKKYLNECTLYVTLEPCSMCAGAMVNTKLKQLVFGAYDVHAGATGTVINITNSNSLNHRVNTLGGVLDTDCSILLKQFFKSKREKF; encoded by the coding sequence ATGAGAAAAGCTCTTGAAGTTGCTGAATTAGCTTTGTTAAACAATGAAGTTCCAATTGGAGCAGTTATTTCAATAGGTTCAGAAATTATAGTTGCAACTCATAATCAAACTGAAAAATTGAAAAATGCTACTGCTCATGCTGAATTTTTAGCTATTAGTGAAGCATGCAGAATATTAGGCAAAAAGTATCTGAATGAATGTACTTTGTACGTTACTTTAGAACCTTGTTCTATGTGTGCTGGGGCAATGGTTAACACAAAATTAAAACAATTAGTTTTTGGTGCTTACGATGTACATGCCGGAGCAACTGGAACTGTTATAAACATTACAAATAGTAATTCACTTAATCATAGAGTCAATACTCTTGGTGGCGTTTTAGATACAGATTGTTCAATTCTTTTAAAACAATTTTTTAAATCAAAAAGAGAAAAATTCTGA
- a CDS encoding acyl-CoA desaturase yields the protein MIIIVFFLTHWFVSLFFQTMFLHRYASHKMFTMSKGWEKFFYISTYFALGSSYLVPSAYAILHRMHHTYSDTEQDPHSPVFYKDVISMMMHTKDIYSGLVQNTLKVSDKFLGSYPVWKSLDKFGDSLYSRISWGVLYTSIYSYFANSPWWFLLLPIHFLIGPIHGATVNWCGHKYGYRNYNINDNSKNSLVFDFLMLGELFQNNHHKHPNRYNFGVKWWEIDPTYPILKVLHIMKIIKFRNPEVS from the coding sequence ATGATAATTATTGTTTTTTTTCTAACACATTGGTTTGTTTCATTATTTTTTCAAACCATGTTTCTTCATAGATATGCATCTCATAAAATGTTTACAATGAGTAAAGGATGGGAAAAATTCTTTTACATTTCTACATATTTTGCATTAGGTTCTTCCTATTTAGTCCCTAGTGCATATGCAATTCTTCATAGAATGCACCATACATATTCTGATACTGAGCAAGATCCTCATTCCCCTGTTTTTTACAAAGATGTGATTTCAATGATGATGCATACAAAGGATATTTATTCTGGTTTAGTTCAAAATACTCTAAAAGTTTCTGATAAATTTTTAGGGAGTTATCCTGTTTGGAAGTCTTTAGATAAATTTGGTGATTCTTTATATTCTAGAATTAGTTGGGGAGTACTCTACACCTCAATCTATTCATACTTTGCTAACTCTCCTTGGTGGTTTTTATTGCTTCCTATTCATTTTTTAATTGGACCAATACATGGTGCAACTGTAAATTGGTGTGGTCATAAATATGGATATAGGAATTACAACATTAATGATAATTCTAAAAATTCATTAGTTTTTGATTTTTTAATGTTAGGGGAATTATTTCAAAACAATCATCATAAACATCCAAATCGATATAATTTTGGGGTAAAATGGTGGGAAATAGATCCAACTTATCCAATTCTAAAAGTACTTCATATTATGAAAATAATTAAATTTAGAAACCCAGAAGTCTCATAA
- a CDS encoding DegT/DnrJ/EryC1/StrS family aminotransferase gives MKIPLLDLQAQYSTYQELAEERVLKVMRSQRAILGDETNQLENSVSEYIGTKYSLGVSSGTDALLLALMGLGMSLNDEIIMPTFSFFATAGTVARLGAKPVLADVDFNSYNISVNEIEKLITPNTKAIMPVHLFGQSAEMDVIMNIASKYNLFVVEDCAQSIGANYKDGRKTGSIGDVGCFSFYPTKNLGAIGDAGLVTTNNKELYDKMKIMRVHGGEPKYYHQVLGGNFRIDEIQSAVLNVKLPYLNSWSNKRKSNASEYKKLFIQKEISDETIIFSNSNKIILPQFVYDVENNHIMNQFVVRVEQRDKLKVFLDNKNIGNEIYYPVCFHEQKCFDYLGYKKGDFPNSELIASQVLALPIYPELNLHQINYVVDSIVEFFK, from the coding sequence TTGAAAATACCATTATTAGATTTACAAGCTCAGTATTCTACTTATCAAGAATTAGCTGAGGAAAGAGTATTAAAAGTTATGCGATCTCAAAGAGCCATTTTAGGTGATGAGACTAATCAGCTTGAGAATTCTGTATCTGAGTATATAGGAACCAAATATTCATTAGGAGTATCTAGTGGAACAGATGCATTATTGTTAGCTTTGATGGGACTTGGAATGTCATTGAATGATGAAATAATTATGCCAACATTTAGTTTCTTTGCTACAGCTGGTACTGTAGCAAGGTTAGGTGCAAAGCCTGTTTTAGCAGATGTAGATTTTAATTCATATAATATTTCAGTTAATGAGATTGAAAAATTAATAACTCCAAATACTAAGGCTATTATGCCAGTACATTTATTTGGACAAAGTGCAGAAATGGATGTAATTATGAATATAGCCTCTAAGTATAATCTTTTTGTTGTTGAAGATTGTGCTCAATCAATAGGTGCAAATTATAAAGATGGAAGAAAAACAGGATCAATTGGAGATGTTGGCTGTTTTAGTTTCTATCCAACAAAAAATTTAGGTGCAATTGGAGATGCTGGGTTAGTAACAACTAATAATAAAGAACTTTATGATAAAATGAAAATTATGCGTGTACATGGTGGTGAGCCTAAGTATTATCATCAAGTTTTGGGGGGAAATTTTAGGATTGATGAAATTCAATCAGCAGTTTTGAATGTTAAATTACCTTATTTAAACTCGTGGAGCAACAAAAGAAAATCAAATGCATCTGAGTATAAAAAATTATTTATACAAAAAGAAATTTCAGATGAAACGATAATTTTTTCAAACTCAAATAAAATTATTTTGCCTCAGTTTGTTTATGATGTTGAGAATAATCATATAATGAATCAATTTGTGGTAAGAGTTGAACAAAGAGATAAGCTTAAAGTATTTCTAGACAATAAGAATATAGGGAACGAAATTTATTATCCAGTATGTTTTCATGAACAAAAATGTTTTGATTATTTAGGGTATAAAAAAGGTGATTTCCCAAATTCAGAACTTATAGCAAGCCAAGTTTTAGCTCTACCTATTTATCCTGAACTTAATCTTCATCAAATCAATTATGTTGTTGATTCTATTGTTGAATTTTTTAAATAA